One genomic region from Cellulomonas hominis encodes:
- a CDS encoding ABC transporter permease, whose translation MTTFTPLADPPVRSVPVAQPVTFGRLVAAERIKLRTLRSTWWSLLVGVAFLPAFAAMRFSSISTVPEAVGSPYLVGAVYVTSGVALAQLVFCTLGVLSIAGEYSTGQIRSTLTAAPRRLQALWAKLLVTVAVVMVASLLGVALAWAAGTPWFERTGMSIDPTRADDLRILWGVPLYLGAATALAFGIGAIVRSSAAGIATVLGLLLVLENGLGAVPWAPLQTFASFLPASAGNRLLQSDAVGSVITTSSTTTLSPWEGYGVMLAWVAVVLVAASVLLRRRDA comes from the coding sequence ATGACCACGTTCACCCCGCTCGCCGACCCGCCCGTCCGCTCGGTCCCCGTCGCACAGCCCGTGACGTTCGGGCGCCTCGTCGCCGCCGAGCGGATCAAGCTGCGGACACTCCGGTCGACGTGGTGGTCCCTCCTCGTGGGGGTGGCGTTCCTGCCGGCGTTCGCCGCGATGCGCTTCTCGAGCATCTCCACGGTGCCCGAGGCCGTCGGCTCCCCGTACCTGGTCGGTGCCGTCTACGTGACGTCCGGCGTCGCGCTGGCCCAGCTGGTGTTCTGCACGCTCGGGGTGCTGTCGATCGCCGGTGAGTACAGCACGGGGCAGATCCGCTCGACGCTGACCGCCGCACCCCGCCGGCTCCAGGCGCTGTGGGCCAAGCTGCTCGTCACCGTGGCGGTCGTGATGGTCGCGTCGCTGCTGGGCGTGGCCCTCGCGTGGGCCGCCGGGACGCCGTGGTTCGAGCGCACCGGCATGTCGATCGACCCGACCCGCGCGGACGACCTGCGGATCCTCTGGGGCGTCCCGCTCTACCTCGGTGCGGCGACGGCCCTGGCGTTCGGCATCGGCGCGATCGTGCGCAGCTCTGCGGCGGGCATCGCGACCGTGCTGGGACTGCTGCTCGTCCTGGAGAACGGCCTCGGGGCGGTGCCGTGGGCGCCGCTGCAGACGTTCGCCTCGTTCCTGCCTGCGAGCGCCGGCAACCGTCTGCTGCAGTCCGACGCGGTGGGGTCCGTCATCACCACGTCGAGCACGACGACGTTGTCACCCTGGGAGGGCTACGGCGTGATGCTCGCCTGGGTCGCGGTGGTGCTGGTGGCCGCCTCGGTGCTGCTGCGCCGCCGGGATGCCTGA
- a CDS encoding histidine kinase, whose protein sequence is MAAHERTGVVEAPAPPTFTELSARPLGPVRRFLRRRPVVVDLLLAAGFAGWALLVGVGADSMYSLHARFGGDRVLQMQLASLGLTAAGVVAVLLRRRRPVPVAVAMTLLGVGALAATGTTSGFEVGTAVALFAVATRREPLVTWSVLAGTVAALLVAAWLLPLPRVVGSLMAGLDPDGGGRGLGSTVWFQTAAPVLVLALLAVATGTNARNRRLHLAAFVEQANALAREQEQRVQLARASERAGIAREMHDVVAHSVSVMVTLGGGAAAALDQAPDRSRAALRELVATGQSALRDMRRVLDVLHEEAPGTGAASGPPVAPLAPQPGTGDLGALADRFRTAGLALDATGLDDRGLATLPPALQLAVFRIAQEALTNVLRHAPGTAGAELAVRRTGVSVELVVTDLGDARAVPAGTGAGRGVLGMRERAAAFGGAVEAGPHESGWRVRAVLPHAEEGA, encoded by the coding sequence GTGGCTGCGCACGAAAGGACGGGTGTGGTCGAGGCACCCGCCCCGCCGACCTTCACCGAGCTGTCCGCGCGCCCCCTCGGACCGGTCCGCCGGTTCCTGCGGCGGCGACCGGTGGTGGTGGACCTGCTCCTGGCCGCCGGCTTCGCGGGGTGGGCGCTGCTGGTGGGCGTCGGCGCGGACTCGATGTACTCCCTGCACGCGCGGTTCGGCGGTGACCGGGTGCTGCAGATGCAGCTCGCCTCCCTCGGTCTGACGGCGGCGGGGGTGGTGGCGGTGCTGCTGCGGCGCCGCCGGCCCGTGCCCGTGGCGGTCGCGATGACGCTGCTCGGCGTCGGCGCACTCGCGGCGACCGGCACCACGTCGGGCTTCGAGGTCGGGACGGCGGTCGCGCTGTTCGCGGTCGCGACCCGGCGGGAGCCGCTCGTCACGTGGAGCGTCCTCGCCGGGACGGTCGCTGCGCTGCTCGTCGCCGCGTGGCTGCTCCCGCTGCCCCGCGTCGTCGGCTCCCTCATGGCGGGTCTCGACCCGGACGGGGGCGGCCGCGGGCTCGGCAGCACCGTCTGGTTCCAGACCGCCGCGCCGGTGCTCGTGCTCGCGCTGCTCGCCGTCGCGACGGGCACCAACGCGCGGAACCGGCGGCTCCACCTCGCGGCGTTCGTCGAGCAGGCGAACGCGCTGGCCCGCGAGCAGGAGCAGCGCGTGCAGCTCGCCCGCGCGTCGGAGCGCGCCGGCATCGCCCGCGAGATGCACGACGTCGTGGCGCACAGCGTCTCGGTGATGGTGACTCTCGGCGGTGGTGCGGCCGCTGCGCTGGACCAGGCGCCGGACCGGTCCCGGGCGGCGCTCCGCGAGCTGGTCGCGACGGGCCAGTCGGCGCTGCGGGACATGCGCCGGGTCCTGGACGTCCTGCACGAGGAGGCACCCGGCACGGGGGCAGCCTCGGGACCGCCGGTGGCGCCGCTCGCCCCGCAGCCCGGCACCGGGGACCTGGGCGCGCTCGCCGACCGGTTCCGCACCGCCGGCCTCGCGCTGGACGCGACCGGCCTCGACGACCGGGGCCTGGCGACGCTGCCCCCGGCCCTGCAGCTCGCCGTGTTCCGCATCGCCCAGGAGGCGCTGACCAACGTGCTGAGGCACGCGCCGGGGACCGCGGGCGCCGAGCTGGCCGTGCGCCGGACCGGCGTGTCGGTGGAGCTCGTCGTGACCGACCTGGGCGACGCACGTGCCGTCCCGGCGGGCACGGGCGCGGGCCGGGGCGTGCTCGGGATGCGGGAGCGCGCCGCGGCATTCGGCGGCGCTGTCGAGGCCGGACCGCACGAGTCCGGCTGGCGCGTCCGGGCCGTGCTGCCGCACGCGGAGGAGGGCGCATGA
- a CDS encoding response regulator, with protein sequence MITVLLVDDHPLVRMGFRLMVESAGDLEVVGEAGDGRTAVQQTAALRPQVVLMDVRMPGTDGIEATREIVTADPHVRVLVLTTFDLDEYAFAALRAGASGFLVKDAAPTELVAAVRTVAAGDAVVSPRITRRMLEMFARALPAHDDRSDDGTDPRLAVLTPRELEVLRCVGEGRSNREIAEQLYVSEATVKTHLARILPKLGARDRVQAVVLAYETGLVRVGGA encoded by the coding sequence ATGATCACGGTGCTGCTGGTGGACGACCACCCACTGGTCCGCATGGGCTTCCGCCTCATGGTGGAGAGCGCCGGCGACCTGGAGGTCGTCGGCGAGGCAGGCGACGGGCGCACAGCCGTCCAGCAGACGGCGGCCCTGCGGCCCCAGGTCGTCCTCATGGACGTGCGGATGCCGGGAACCGACGGGATCGAGGCCACGCGGGAGATCGTCACGGCCGACCCCCACGTGCGGGTGCTCGTCCTCACCACGTTCGACCTCGACGAGTACGCCTTCGCGGCGCTGCGGGCCGGCGCCAGCGGGTTCCTCGTGAAGGACGCCGCGCCCACCGAGCTGGTGGCGGCGGTGCGGACCGTCGCGGCGGGCGACGCGGTGGTCTCACCGCGCATCACCCGGCGGATGCTCGAGATGTTCGCCCGCGCCCTGCCCGCGCACGACGACCGGTCGGACGACGGCACGGACCCCCGGCTGGCCGTGCTGACCCCGCGGGAGCTCGAGGTGCTGCGCTGCGTCGGCGAGGGCCGCTCGAACCGCGAGATCGCCGAGCAGCTGTACGTGTCGGAGGCGACGGTGAAGACCCACCTGGCCCGCATCCTGCCGAAGCTGGGGGCGCGCGACCGCGTCCAGGCCGTGGTTCTCGCCTACGAGACGGGACTCGTCCGCGTGGGCGGCGCCTGA
- a CDS encoding redoxin domain-containing protein, with amino-acid sequence MVGHPARQPRPGALTSPLGAGDRAPRLTLPDTHGTPVAVGGAGEQSTLLVFVPYAFTRTCTSELGELQAGLGELGDAGVRVVAASCDPAPALRAWAEQEGLTFPVLSDFWPHGAAARAYGVLDEASGAARRGSFLLDGDGVVRWSLVHPGGVARPFAAYREAVAGL; translated from the coding sequence CTGGTCGGCCACCCGGCTCGGCAGCCGCGGCCGGGGGCGCTGACGTCGCCGCTCGGCGCCGGTGACCGGGCGCCGCGCCTGACCCTGCCCGACACGCACGGCACGCCGGTGGCGGTCGGCGGGGCGGGGGAGCAGTCGACGCTGCTCGTCTTCGTGCCCTACGCGTTCACGCGCACGTGCACGTCCGAGCTCGGCGAGCTGCAGGCCGGGCTCGGCGAGCTGGGCGACGCCGGCGTGCGCGTGGTCGCCGCGTCCTGCGACCCCGCGCCCGCACTGCGGGCCTGGGCCGAGCAGGAGGGGCTGACGTTCCCGGTGCTGTCCGACTTCTGGCCGCACGGCGCGGCGGCGCGCGCCTACGGGGTGCTCGACGAGGCGTCGGGGGCCGCGCGGCGGGGGTCGTTCCTGCTGGACGGCGACGGGGTCGTGCGGTGGTCGCTGGTGCACCCCGGGGGCGTGGCGCGGCCGTTCGCGGCGTACCGGGAGGCCGTGGCCGGGCTGTGA
- a CDS encoding DUF3052 domain-containing protein yields the protein MASSTGDTPQGAGRLGFTAGQVVQEFGYDDDVDEDLRSGVEDITGAELVDEDYDDVVDGVVIWFRDEDGDLADTLMDAMTVLDDGGQIWVLTPKPGRGGHVGHDDIEEAATTAGLHATSTFSIAGDWSATRLGSRGRGR from the coding sequence GTGGCATCCAGCACGGGCGACACCCCGCAGGGGGCGGGTCGTCTCGGGTTCACCGCGGGGCAGGTGGTCCAGGAGTTCGGGTACGACGACGACGTCGACGAGGACCTGCGCTCCGGCGTGGAGGACATCACCGGGGCCGAGCTGGTCGACGAGGACTACGACGACGTGGTCGACGGCGTGGTCATCTGGTTCCGGGACGAGGACGGCGATCTCGCGGACACGCTCATGGACGCCATGACGGTCCTCGACGACGGCGGGCAGATCTGGGTCCTCACGCCGAAGCCGGGCCGCGGCGGGCACGTGGGGCACGACGACATCGAGGAGGCCGCCACCACGGCGGGCCTCCACGCGACCAGCACGTTCTCCATCGCGGGCGACTGGTCGGCCACCCGGCTCGGCAGCCGCGGCCGGGGGCGCTGA
- the aceE gene encoding pyruvate dehydrogenase (acetyl-transferring), homodimeric type encodes MASKDERGPLINGLLSQVPDVDPEETSEWVESIDGLIDDKGGPRARYVLLNMLKRARERNVAIPADLNTPYVNTIGVHEEPYFPGDEVLERKFRSWNRWNAAVMVTRAQRPGVAVGGHISSYASVATLYEVGLNHFFRGKDHPGGGDQVYFQGHASPGVYSRAFLEGRLTEHQLDGFRQEVSHPGGGLPSYPHPRLMPDFWEFPTVSMGLGPSSAIYQAWTNKYLHLRGIKDTSQQDVWAFLGDGEMDEPESRGMLQHAAQQNLDNLTFVVNCNLQRLDGPVRGNGKIIQELEAQFRGAGWNVIKVIWGREWDALLNADKDRALVHLMNTTPDGDFQTYRAENGAFIRENFFGRDPRTKALVERMTDDEIWALKRGGHDYRKIFAAYKAAREHTGQPTVILAHTIKGYGLGSGFAGRNATHQMKKLKADELKTLRDSLHIPISDEQIDANPYLPPYYHPGQDDPAIQYLQERRRALGGYVPERRTTHKPLTLPGDKSYELLKKGSGHQEVATTMALVRLFKDLIKDKEIGQRLVPIIPDEARTFGLDSIFPSAKIFNTNGQNYLAVDRDLMLSYKESEAGQIMHTGINEAGSASAFQAVGTSYATHGEPLIPFYFYYSMFGFQRTGDQFWAAGDQMTRGFLVGATAGRTTLTGEGLQHADGHSPLLAGTMPHVVHYDPAYGYEIRHIVKDGLQRMYGDDGRDPDVIYYLTVYNEPIVQPAEPEDVDVEGILKGIYQLSPAEGDGPRAQILASGVAVPWALEAKKLLAEDWGVQAAVWSVTSWNELRREALAAEEHAFLHPGEEERVPYLTAKLQGAEGPFVATTDYDHLVADQVRQWIPGRYATLGADGFGFSDTRAAARRHFKIDGPSTVVRVLQQLAREGKVAPEAPAQAIERYRLHDVTAGTSGNAGGDA; translated from the coding sequence GTGGCTTCGAAGGACGAGCGCGGGCCGCTCATCAACGGCCTGCTGAGCCAGGTACCCGACGTGGACCCGGAGGAGACCTCCGAGTGGGTCGAGTCCATCGACGGGCTCATCGACGACAAGGGCGGCCCGCGGGCGCGGTACGTCCTGCTGAACATGCTCAAGCGCGCGCGGGAGCGGAACGTCGCCATCCCGGCCGACCTGAACACGCCCTACGTCAACACCATCGGCGTGCACGAGGAGCCGTACTTCCCGGGCGACGAGGTCCTGGAGCGCAAGTTCCGGTCGTGGAACCGCTGGAACGCCGCCGTCATGGTGACGCGCGCGCAGCGGCCCGGCGTCGCGGTCGGCGGCCACATCTCCTCCTACGCGTCCGTCGCGACGCTGTACGAGGTCGGCCTCAACCACTTCTTCCGCGGCAAGGACCACCCCGGCGGCGGCGACCAGGTCTACTTCCAGGGCCACGCCTCCCCCGGCGTCTACTCCCGCGCGTTCCTCGAGGGCCGGCTGACCGAGCACCAGCTCGACGGCTTCCGCCAGGAGGTCTCGCACCCGGGCGGCGGCCTGCCGTCCTACCCGCACCCCCGCCTGATGCCGGACTTCTGGGAGTTCCCCACGGTGTCGATGGGCCTCGGCCCGTCCTCCGCGATCTACCAGGCGTGGACGAACAAGTACCTGCACCTGCGCGGCATCAAGGACACCAGCCAGCAGGACGTCTGGGCGTTCCTCGGCGACGGCGAGATGGACGAGCCGGAGTCCCGCGGCATGCTGCAGCACGCCGCCCAGCAGAACCTCGACAACCTGACGTTCGTCGTGAACTGCAACCTGCAGCGCCTCGACGGCCCGGTGCGCGGCAACGGCAAGATCATCCAGGAGCTCGAGGCGCAGTTCCGCGGCGCGGGCTGGAACGTCATCAAGGTCATCTGGGGCCGCGAGTGGGACGCCCTGCTCAACGCGGACAAGGACCGCGCCCTGGTGCACCTGATGAACACCACGCCGGACGGCGACTTCCAGACGTACCGGGCCGAGAACGGCGCGTTCATCCGGGAGAACTTCTTCGGGCGCGACCCGCGCACCAAGGCCCTCGTCGAGCGCATGACGGACGACGAGATCTGGGCGCTCAAGCGCGGCGGCCACGACTACCGGAAGATCTTCGCGGCCTACAAGGCGGCGCGGGAGCACACCGGCCAGCCGACCGTCATCCTCGCGCACACCATCAAGGGCTACGGCCTGGGCTCGGGCTTCGCCGGGCGCAACGCCACGCACCAGATGAAGAAGCTCAAGGCCGACGAGCTCAAGACGCTGCGCGACTCGCTGCACATCCCGATCTCGGACGAGCAGATCGACGCGAACCCGTACCTGCCGCCGTACTACCACCCCGGCCAGGACGACCCGGCGATCCAGTACCTGCAGGAGCGCCGCCGCGCGCTCGGCGGGTACGTGCCGGAGCGCCGCACCACGCACAAGCCGCTGACCCTCCCGGGCGACAAGTCCTACGAGCTGCTGAAGAAGGGCTCCGGGCACCAGGAGGTCGCCACGACGATGGCCCTCGTGCGGCTGTTCAAGGACCTCATCAAGGACAAGGAGATCGGGCAGCGCCTGGTCCCGATCATCCCGGACGAGGCCCGCACGTTCGGCCTGGACTCGATCTTCCCGAGCGCGAAGATCTTCAACACGAACGGCCAGAACTACCTCGCCGTGGACCGCGACCTCATGCTCTCCTACAAGGAGTCCGAGGCCGGCCAGATCATGCACACCGGCATCAACGAGGCGGGGTCGGCGTCCGCGTTCCAGGCGGTCGGCACGTCCTACGCCACGCACGGCGAGCCGCTGATCCCGTTCTACTTCTACTACTCGATGTTCGGGTTCCAGCGGACGGGCGACCAGTTCTGGGCGGCCGGCGACCAGATGACCCGCGGGTTCCTGGTCGGCGCCACCGCGGGCCGCACCACGCTGACCGGTGAGGGCCTGCAGCACGCGGACGGCCACTCCCCGCTGCTCGCGGGCACCATGCCGCACGTCGTGCACTACGACCCGGCCTACGGGTACGAGATCCGCCACATCGTCAAGGACGGCCTGCAGCGGATGTACGGCGACGACGGGCGCGACCCCGACGTCATCTACTACCTGACGGTCTACAACGAGCCGATCGTCCAGCCGGCCGAGCCGGAGGACGTCGACGTCGAGGGCATCCTCAAGGGCATCTACCAGCTGTCCCCGGCGGAGGGCGACGGGCCGCGCGCCCAGATCCTCGCCTCCGGCGTGGCGGTGCCGTGGGCGCTCGAGGCGAAGAAGCTCCTCGCCGAGGACTGGGGCGTCCAGGCCGCGGTCTGGTCCGTGACCTCCTGGAACGAGCTGCGCCGCGAGGCGCTCGCCGCCGAGGAGCACGCGTTCCTGCACCCGGGCGAGGAGGAGCGGGTGCCGTACCTCACGGCGAAGCTCCAGGGCGCCGAGGGCCCGTTCGTGGCGACCACCGACTACGACCACCTCGTGGCCGACCAGGTGCGCCAGTGGATCCCGGGCCGGTACGCCACGCTCGGCGCCGACGGGTTCGGGTTCTCCGACACCCGCGCCGCCGCCCGCCGGCACTTCAAGATCGACGGGCCGTCGACGGTGGTCCGCGTCCTGCAGCAGCTCGCCCGCGAGGGCAAGGTCGCGCCGGAGGCCCCGGCGCAGGCCATCGAGCGGTACCGCCTGCACGACGTGACCGCCGGCACCTCCGGCAACGCGGGCGGCGACGCCTGA
- a CDS encoding PucR family transcriptional regulator, giving the protein MADPSRTAATPAAQPSPPPAPPGDADGLSPARTRTRAGRIATAPDASNGETLRRVRDGSGVLAAAAMRRLDEDLDWYRALPADDRSWVGLVAQAGITAFVTWFADPSKPPHGVGEIFATAPPELTRSISLQHTLQLVRVVVDVVEAHADRLAAPGGERDLLEAVLRYSREVAFSAAEVYARAAEVRGAWDARLEALVVDALLRGDVDDSLRSRVAALGWSGRGRTLVVVGTTASPLDDVRTSDLRRATRRAADDALVGIQGDRLVVFLGGTGDLREAAAGLLPRFGPGPVVLGPTGDDLADAARSARAALAGLAAVHAWPQAPRPVLADDLLPERVLVGDASARAVLVQQAYVPLLASTGSLLETLTAYLAAGRSLEAAARTLYVHPNTVRYRLRRVAEVTGWDPLDAREAYVLQQALAVGRLDHPA; this is encoded by the coding sequence ATGGCCGACCCCAGCCGCACCGCCGCGACGCCCGCAGCCCAGCCCAGCCCCCCGCCCGCGCCCCCCGGCGACGCCGACGGCCTGTCCCCCGCCCGCACCCGCACCCGCGCCGGCCGGATTGCCACCGCCCCGGACGCCAGCAACGGCGAGACGCTGCGCCGGGTCCGGGACGGCAGCGGCGTGCTCGCGGCGGCGGCGATGCGCCGGCTGGACGAGGACCTGGACTGGTACCGGGCGCTGCCCGCGGACGACCGGTCCTGGGTCGGGCTGGTCGCGCAGGCCGGCATCACGGCGTTCGTGACCTGGTTCGCCGATCCCTCCAAGCCGCCGCACGGCGTCGGGGAGATCTTCGCGACCGCCCCGCCGGAGCTCACGCGCTCCATCTCGCTGCAGCACACGCTGCAGCTGGTGCGGGTCGTGGTGGACGTGGTCGAGGCGCACGCCGACCGGCTGGCGGCCCCGGGCGGCGAGCGCGACCTGCTCGAGGCGGTGCTGCGCTACTCCCGCGAGGTGGCGTTCTCGGCGGCCGAGGTCTACGCCCGCGCCGCGGAGGTGCGCGGCGCGTGGGACGCCCGGCTCGAGGCGCTGGTCGTGGACGCGCTGCTGCGCGGGGACGTCGACGACTCGCTGCGCTCCCGGGTCGCGGCGCTCGGCTGGTCCGGGCGCGGGCGGACGCTCGTCGTCGTGGGCACGACCGCCTCCCCGCTGGACGACGTGCGGACCTCGGACCTGCGCCGCGCGACCCGGCGGGCCGCCGACGACGCGCTCGTCGGCATCCAGGGCGACCGGCTCGTGGTGTTCCTCGGCGGCACGGGCGACCTGCGCGAGGCCGCCGCGGGGCTGCTGCCGCGGTTCGGGCCCGGGCCCGTGGTGCTCGGCCCCACCGGCGACGACCTCGCCGACGCCGCCCGGTCCGCCCGCGCCGCGCTGGCCGGGCTGGCGGCCGTGCACGCGTGGCCGCAGGCGCCCCGCCCGGTGCTCGCGGACGACCTGCTGCCGGAGCGCGTGCTGGTCGGGGACGCGTCCGCGCGGGCGGTGCTGGTGCAGCAGGCGTACGTGCCGCTGCTCGCCAGCACGGGCTCGCTGCTCGAGACCCTGACCGCGTACCTGGCGGCCGGCCGCTCGCTGGAGGCCGCGGCCCGCACCCTGTACGTGCACCCGAACACCGTCCGGTACCGCCTGCGGCGCGTCGCCGAGGTCACCGGCTGGGACCCGCTGGACGCCCGGGAGGCGTACGTGCTGCAGCAGGCCCTCGCGGTGGGCCGCCTGGACCACCCCGCCTGA
- a CDS encoding ACP S-malonyltransferase: MLAIVCPGQGAQTPGMLAPWLELPGTADRLAVLSEAAGVDLLTHGTTSDADTIRDTAVAQPLIVSTSLLALRALEDEGPVAVGATAGHSVGEFAAAAVAGVFDDAGAVGLVSHRARFMAEAAAAEQTGMTAVLGGDPDEVAAAIEAAGLWPANVNGGGQTVAAGSLEAIARFAENPPARARVVPLQVAGAFHTPYMQGALEAFGAVAAGWPSAAPRTALLSNADGAAYGSDATGADVVARLVSQIASPVRWDLCQATLAELGVTGLLELAPGGVLKGLARRSLPGVETVAITSPADLPAARDLVARHAGGSLAPDPTDDSRETAQ; this comes from the coding sequence GTGCTCGCGATCGTCTGCCCCGGACAGGGCGCCCAGACCCCCGGCATGCTCGCCCCCTGGCTCGAGCTGCCCGGCACCGCCGACCGCCTGGCGGTCCTCTCGGAGGCCGCGGGCGTCGACCTGCTGACCCACGGGACGACCTCCGACGCCGACACGATCCGGGACACCGCGGTGGCCCAGCCGCTGATCGTGTCGACGTCCCTGCTGGCGCTGCGGGCGCTGGAGGACGAGGGGCCCGTGGCCGTCGGCGCGACCGCCGGCCACTCGGTCGGTGAGTTCGCCGCGGCGGCCGTCGCGGGCGTGTTCGACGACGCCGGCGCCGTCGGCCTGGTGTCGCACCGCGCGCGGTTCATGGCGGAGGCCGCCGCGGCCGAGCAGACCGGCATGACCGCCGTGCTCGGCGGCGACCCGGACGAGGTCGCCGCGGCGATCGAGGCGGCCGGCCTGTGGCCCGCGAACGTCAACGGCGGCGGCCAGACGGTCGCGGCGGGCTCGCTCGAGGCGATCGCCCGGTTCGCCGAGAACCCGCCGGCCCGCGCCCGCGTGGTGCCGCTGCAGGTGGCCGGCGCGTTCCACACCCCCTACATGCAGGGCGCGCTGGAGGCGTTCGGCGCCGTCGCCGCGGGCTGGCCGAGCGCCGCGCCGCGCACCGCGCTGCTGAGCAACGCCGACGGCGCCGCCTACGGTTCCGACGCGACGGGCGCCGACGTGGTGGCCCGCCTGGTCTCCCAGATCGCCTCCCCGGTGCGCTGGGACCTGTGCCAGGCCACGCTCGCCGAGCTCGGCGTCACCGGCCTGCTGGAGCTCGCCCCCGGTGGTGTGCTCAAGGGCCTGGCGCGGCGTAGCCTGCCCGGGGTGGAGACGGTCGCGATCACCTCGCCGGCCGACCTGCCCGCCGCCCGGGACCTGGTGGCCCGCCACGCGGGCGGATCCCTCGCGCCCGACCCGACCGACGACTCCCGGGAGACCGCCCAGTGA
- a CDS encoding beta-ketoacyl-ACP synthase III, translated as MTRPTLTQATGPAHTRILGLGAARGEHLVPNDDLVGPIDSSDEWIRQRTGIVTRARSGADTDVLDLAERAGRQAIENAGLQGSDIDAVILATVTYFHQTPSGAAILADRLGATPAAAFDVSAACAGYCYGIGQADALVRAGSARHVLVIGAEKMSDFIDPTDRSISFLLGDGAGAVVIGPSDTPGIGPTVWGSDGSQSQAIRQTHSWIDVRDNGAGWPTLRQEGPSVFKWAVWQMAPVAQKALDAAGVTADDIDAFIPHQANMRIIDQMIKQLKLPETVAVARDIADTGNTSAASIPLATERLLREGQVSSGALALQIGFGAGLVYAAQVVVLP; from the coding sequence GTGACCCGCCCCACCCTGACCCAGGCCACCGGCCCCGCGCACACGCGGATCCTCGGCCTGGGGGCCGCCCGCGGTGAGCACCTCGTGCCGAACGACGACCTGGTCGGCCCGATCGACTCCTCCGACGAGTGGATCCGCCAGCGCACCGGCATCGTCACCCGCGCTCGCTCCGGCGCGGACACCGACGTGCTCGACCTCGCCGAGCGCGCCGGCCGGCAGGCGATCGAGAACGCGGGCCTGCAGGGCTCCGACATCGACGCCGTGATCCTCGCCACGGTCACGTACTTCCACCAGACGCCGTCGGGCGCCGCGATCCTGGCCGACCGGCTGGGCGCGACCCCTGCCGCCGCGTTCGACGTCTCCGCCGCGTGCGCCGGCTACTGCTACGGCATCGGCCAGGCGGACGCCCTGGTGCGCGCCGGCTCCGCCCGGCACGTGCTCGTCATCGGCGCGGAGAAGATGAGCGACTTCATCGACCCGACGGACCGCTCCATCTCCTTCCTGCTCGGCGACGGCGCGGGCGCGGTCGTGATCGGCCCGTCCGACACGCCCGGCATCGGCCCGACCGTGTGGGGCTCGGACGGCAGCCAGTCGCAGGCGATCCGCCAGACGCACTCCTGGATCGACGTCCGCGACAACGGGGCCGGCTGGCCGACCCTGCGCCAGGAGGGCCCGAGCGTCTTCAAGTGGGCGGTCTGGCAGATGGCCCCCGTCGCGCAGAAGGCCCTGGACGCCGCCGGCGTGACCGCCGACGACATCGACGCGTTCATCCCGCACCAGGCGAACATGCGGATCATCGACCAGATGATCAAGCAGCTCAAGCTCCCCGAGACCGTGGCCGTCGCCCGCGACATCGCGGACACCGGGAACACCTCGGCCGCCTCGATCCCGCTCGCGACGGAGCGGCTGCTCCGCGAGGGACAGGTGTCCAGCGGGGCCCTGGCCCTGCAGATCGGCTTCGGCGCGGGCCTCGTCTACGCCGCCCAGGTGGTCGTGCTGCCCTGA
- a CDS encoding acyl carrier protein, producing the protein MAHSEQEILAGLAEIVSEETGLPTDSVLPEKSFTDDLDIDSLSMMTIVTLAEEKFEVRIPDDEVKNLATVGDAVSFISNAQA; encoded by the coding sequence ATGGCGCACAGCGAGCAGGAGATCCTGGCCGGCCTGGCCGAGATCGTCAGCGAGGAGACCGGCCTGCCGACCGACTCGGTCCTGCCCGAGAAGTCGTTCACGGACGACCTGGACATCGACTCCCTGTCGATGATGACGATCGTCACCCTCGCCGAGGAGAAGTTCGAGGTCCGCATCCCGGACGACGAGGTCAAGAACCTCGCGACCGTCGGCGACGCGGTGTCGTTCATCTCGAACGCCCAGGCCTGA